From Clostridium sp. SY8519:
CCCAGATATTCCTCATAGTGATTCAGCTGTTCCAGACGCCGGATCTTTTCTTCCCGAAGGGCAAGAATATCCGCGATCGTATGACCGTATTTTTCCTTCAGGCGGTTGATTTCGTTTAATCGTTTTTCCGCCTCTGCCAGCGCCTGACCGCTGTCTTCCGTTTCTTCCATGGCGGAAGACAGATCCATGTTAAAATCATCCAGCAGGCTGCTGATTTCCGAAAGCCGGTCTGCAAATTCCGAGGCCTCTTCCGAATAGCGGGATGCTTCCAGCAGTTCCCGCAGCGCTCTTCCGATCTGTTCTGAGGCGCTGCCCTCACCGGAAGCGCACCATCCGTTCACTGCGGCATAACTTTCTGCCGTTTTCTGACTGTGGCTCAGTCTGCGGTATTCCTTTTCCAGGGTTTCATCTTCCCCGGGCGTCAGGGAGGCTTCTTCAATCTCACGGATTTCAAATTCCAGGAAGGAAATTTCTCTGAGCTGTTCTTCCCGATTGATGGAATTTTCCTGCAGAATCTTTTTCTGTTTCTGCCAGGTATGATAAAGGTCCTTCATATCTGCCAGCAGCGTCTTCAGATCCTCCCCCGCGTAGGCATCCAGGAATGTCCTGTGATTTCCGGCCGTACGCAGTGATTCATGGGAATGCTGGCCATGCACATCAATCAGATGGGCTGTCAGTGTTTTTAAAGCGGACAGAGATACGGTTTCTCCGTTCACTCTGCACACACTCCTGCCGGCAGCGGTAATCTTGCGGGTGATGATGATTTCTCCGGATGCGTCGTCCAGATCCATCTGCCGCATGAGGTCACGTACTTCCTCCTCGTCTGTGTGAAAGGTCAGTTCTACCAGCGCGGATTCCGCGCCGTCCCGCACCAGCCCCTTCGGGGCCCGTCCGCCCATCGCCAGATTCACGGAACCGATGATCATGGATTTGCCGGCGCCGGTCTCACCGGTCAGAATATTCAGTCCCGGTCCGAACGCAATCTCTGATTCATGAATCAGCGCAAGATTCTTTACATAAAGATTCCATAACATACGGCAGTCTTCTCCTCTTTCTGCAGCTATTCCAGCATGATTCCCCGCAGCCGTTCCTTTAAGGTTTCCGCCTCTTCACAGGTTTTGACCGCGCACATTATCGTATCGTCTCCCGCTATCGTTCCCACGATTTCCTCACAGTCCATGGAGTCCAGCGCCACCGCCACTGCCATGGCCATACCGGTCACCGTATGGATCACCAGGATGTTCTGGGCGGTTTCAATGGATACTGCTCCTTCCCGGAATACTCTGCCATACTTATCTTTTAAGTGAAGTTCATTTTTTGTAAAAAGCGTGTATTTCTGATGTCCGCCGGGCATCGATACCTTGGTCAGCTGCAGCTCCCTGATATCCCTGGATACTGTGGCCTGTGTGACACGGTATCCTTCCCGGTTCAGATAATCGCACAGCTCTTCCTGTGTTTCCACATCGTGTTCCCGGATGATTTCCAGAATTTTTGCGTGTCTTTTTTCTTTCATACTCAAATACTGTCCATTTTTTTGCTGAGGATCTGAAGGAAACTTACTTTATTCAGTTTCAATATCTTAACATCCTCACTGGTCCGGTGTGCCGTGATCTTATCCCCGACTGACAGTACCGCGCAGCTGTCTCCGTCAAAATCAACCGTTGCCTGTTCATCCTGCTCCGGACGCCGGGGCAGCAGTTCCACCTCAATCGTGGAATCAGAACCGATGACAATGCTGCGGGACTGCATATTGTGCGGATTGATGGGGGTCAGAAGAATCATATCCGCCTTGGGATCCACAATCGGTCCCCCTGCAGACAGACTGTAGCTGGTGGAGCCTGTCGGCGCCGCGATAATAATTCCGTCCGCATGATAGGAAGTCAGGAATTCTCCGTTGACGGAAATACGCAGATTGATCAGCTGGGTCGGCTCTTTCCTGTGAATTACGATGTCATTCAGAGCACGTATGTATTCTCCGCTGCCGCCGCACTTGATTCCCTCCAGCATCATCCGGTGTTCCACTTCATATTCATCCTGAAACAGCCGGTCAATCGCGTGAAATACATTGCTGCGCTCCAGCTCGCAGAGATAGCCCAGCGTACCGAGATTCACTCCGATCACAGGGATCTTCAGCTCTGCAAGATCCCTGGACGTGCGTACAAAGGTACCGTCTCCGCCGAATACCATAATACAGTCCGGCGCTACCGCCCGTGCCAGCCCTTTTCGTATCTGTTCCGGCAGATAACTGTCTGTCCTGCTGTCCGTCTCTGTCTTGTAATTTTCCTTACCTGTGACAATACTGCAGGCTTTTCCCCCTTTGTCTGTAATATAACGGATGACCTGACGTGTAAATTCCAGATCCTTGTCCCTGCTTTTGTTGGTAATCAATAAAAAATTCTTCATTATTATCTGTCAAGTTCCCCATGCGCCTGATGTACCACTGTTTCTGCTGTATCTTCTGAAAATCCGGAGATATCCTGTGAAAATCCGGATGAATTCTGCGCGCTCTTACGCAGATAAATCAGGTATTCAATATTCCCTTCCGGCCCCTTTACCGGAGAATAGTCAAGCCCGCAGACGGAAAACCCGGCTTCCCCTGCAAACCCGATTACCTTGCGAATGACTTCCAGATGTGTTTTCCAGTCCCGCACGACGCCTTTTTTTCCAACTTTTTCTCTTCCCGCCTCAAACTGCGGTTTGATGAGGCAGACCATTTCTCCGCCTTCTTTCAGCAGATTCCAGGCCACCGGAAGCACTTTGCTCAGTGAAATAAACGACACATCTACGGAGGCAAAATCCAGCAGTTCACCGATCTGTTCCGGCGTTACATAGCGGATATTGGTTTTTTCCATGCATACCACCCGCTCATCCTGGCGCAGTTTCCAGGCAAACTGTCCGTAGCCCACATCCACCGCGTATACCTTTGCGGCTCCGTTCTGCAGCATACAGTCTGTAAATCCACCGGTAGAAGCCCCGATATCCATGCATACCTTGTTTTCCAGCACGATCGGGAAGGAATTCATGGCTTTTTCCAGTTTCAGTCCGCCTCTGCTGACATATTTTAATGTTTTTCCCCGGATTTCGATCGCCGCGTCATCCGGAAACATGGAGCCGGGCTTGTCTTCTCTCTGCTGATTCACAAAGACATTTCCTTCCATGATCATTGTTTTTGCTTTTTCTCTGGATGGCGCAAGATTTCTCCTGACCACCAGCACATCCAGTCGTTCTTTCACAGATCTCTCAGTTTCCTTTCAATTCGTTCGGCTGCCGATTCGCTGTCGATCCGCAGCGCCTGTCTGAGTACATCCACATTTCCATGCGGTACAAAACAGTCTTCGATTCCGATGGTCAGCACATCGGTATGGATGCCTGCCTGTTCCAGCACTGCTTCCACACTCTGGCCGAATCCGCCGGTCAGTACATTTTCCTCCATCGTGACAAGCAGCGGATACTTCTCTCCCGCCCGGAGAATACTCTCCCGATCCAGGGGTTTTAAAAATCTGGCATTCACCAGCGCGGCGTGGATGCCCCTCTGTTTCAGTATCTGCACGGTTTTCCATGCTTCCGAAACCATGGAGCCCAGCGCGTAGATCACCAGGTCATCTCCCTGTGCCATCTCTTCTGATTTGCCCGGTGCGATCTCTGCCCGCATTTCCTCAAATTCCATGCAGGCTTCTCCCCGGGAATAGCGGATTGCTACCGGCCCGTCCTGCCGCATGGAAAATCGCAGCATATCCGCAAGTTCCTTCGCGTTTTTCGGAGACATAACCATCAGGTTCGGCACCAGATTCAAATAGCTCAGATCAAAAATTCCCTGATGGGTATCTCCGTCCGCGCCTACCAGTCCGGCCCGGTCAATGGCAAAAAGCACCGGCAGTTTCTGCAGACAGACATCCTCAATCAGCTCATCAAATCCCCGCTGAAGGAAAGAAGAATATACCGCAAACACCGGGCGCATCCCGGCGGCCGCAAGCCCGGCGGCAAAGGTCACGCCGTGGCCTTCCGCGATTCCCACATCAAAGAAGCGGTTCGGGAAATTCTGACGAAACCGGTTCAGTCCGGTGCCGTCTGCCATAGCGGCCGTGATCGCCACAATCCGGTCATTTTTCCTGGCCATATTGGTAATGACTGTGGAAAACACCTCTGTATAATCCGGGTTGTTTTTCTTTTTTTTCAGTTTTCCGGTTTCCGCGTCAAACGGTCCCACGCCGTGGAACTTGTCCGGATGCTGTTCGGCCGGAAAATAGCCTTTGCCCTTCTTTG
This genomic window contains:
- the recN gene encoding DNA repair protein RecN; amino-acid sequence: MLWNLYVKNLALIHESEIAFGPGLNILTGETGAGKSMIIGSVNLAMGGRAPKGLVRDGAESALVELTFHTDEEEVRDLMRQMDLDDASGEIIITRKITAAGRSVCRVNGETVSLSALKTLTAHLIDVHGQHSHESLRTAGNHRTFLDAYAGEDLKTLLADMKDLYHTWQKQKKILQENSINREEQLREISFLEFEIREIEEASLTPGEDETLEKEYRRLSHSQKTAESYAAVNGWCASGEGSASEQIGRALRELLEASRYSEEASEFADRLSEISSLLDDFNMDLSSAMEETEDSGQALAEAEKRLNEINRLKEKYGHTIADILALREEKIRRLEQLNHYEEYLGQLRKDLGQTEEKLYACAERISAVRKKKAAVFEQAVCKVMKELNFAHVEFSVAFSRLEEPAAHGIDGVRFLISTNPGEPVRPLDQVASGGELSRIMLAVKTVLARKDHTGTLIFDEIDSGISGRTAQCVAEKLRETARHHQLICITHLPQIAAMADTHFLIEKSTDAGRTVSEVRALDREDSIRELARMLGGAEITDTVRDNAREMKEMAENIL
- the dxs gene encoding 1-deoxy-D-xylulose-5-phosphate synthase is translated as MAILDKINHANDIKKLTPEELLLLPDEIREFLIRHVSETGGHLASNLGAVELTMALHLILDFPEDKLIWDVGHQSYTHKILTGRKDGFDTLRQYGGMSGFPKRSESICDSFDTGHSSTAISAGIGMAEAREILGENYKVVSVIGDGAFTGGLAFEGLNNATALHSNFIIVLNDNQMSISPNVGGFSNHLASLRTADGYKEFKSGVHSKLEKLPYGERVARRMHKAKNSLKQLLIPGMLFENMGITYLGPIDGHNLADLVHILTEAKRIQGPVLVHVMTKKGKGYFPAEQHPDKFHGVGPFDAETGKLKKKKNNPDYTEVFSTVITNMARKNDRIVAITAAMADGTGLNRFRQNFPNRFFDVGIAEGHGVTFAAGLAAAGMRPVFAVYSSFLQRGFDELIEDVCLQKLPVLFAIDRAGLVGADGDTHQGIFDLSYLNLVPNLMVMSPKNAKELADMLRFSMRQDGPVAIRYSRGEACMEFEEMRAEIAPGKSEEMAQGDDLVIYALGSMVSEAWKTVQILKQRGIHAALVNARFLKPLDRESILRAGEKYPLLVTMEENVLTGGFGQSVEAVLEQAGIHTDVLTIGIEDCFVPHGNVDVLRQALRIDSESAAERIERKLRDL
- the argR gene encoding arginine repressor, which gives rise to MKEKRHAKILEIIREHDVETQEELCDYLNREGYRVTQATVSRDIRELQLTKVSMPGGHQKYTLFTKNELHLKDKYGRVFREGAVSIETAQNILVIHTVTGMAMAVAVALDSMDCEEIVGTIAGDDTIMCAVKTCEEAETLKERLRGIMLE
- a CDS encoding TlyA family RNA methyltransferase, which gives rise to MKERLDVLVVRRNLAPSREKAKTMIMEGNVFVNQQREDKPGSMFPDDAAIEIRGKTLKYVSRGGLKLEKAMNSFPIVLENKVCMDIGASTGGFTDCMLQNGAAKVYAVDVGYGQFAWKLRQDERVVCMEKTNIRYVTPEQIGELLDFASVDVSFISLSKVLPVAWNLLKEGGEMVCLIKPQFEAGREKVGKKGVVRDWKTHLEVIRKVIGFAGEAGFSVCGLDYSPVKGPEGNIEYLIYLRKSAQNSSGFSQDISGFSEDTAETVVHQAHGELDR
- a CDS encoding NAD(+)/NADH kinase encodes the protein MKNFLLITNKSRDKDLEFTRQVIRYITDKGGKACSIVTGKENYKTETDSRTDSYLPEQIRKGLARAVAPDCIMVFGGDGTFVRTSRDLAELKIPVIGVNLGTLGYLCELERSNVFHAIDRLFQDEYEVEHRMMLEGIKCGGSGEYIRALNDIVIHRKEPTQLINLRISVNGEFLTSYHADGIIIAAPTGSTSYSLSAGGPIVDPKADMILLTPINPHNMQSRSIVIGSDSTIEVELLPRRPEQDEQATVDFDGDSCAVLSVGDKITAHRTSEDVKILKLNKVSFLQILSKKMDSI